The Gemmatimonadota bacterium DNA window GAACCACGACTAGTGAAGCCTCGACTGAACACAAAAAAGTCCAAGGATTACGGAATGGGCTCCGACAGTTACGAATATGAGAGGTTGAATGGGCTGCAATGGACAGAATGCGATGAGCCGGATGCGGTCCAAAGTCTTCAACAGTAATCAGTCATGAACAGGAAACGAAAGCGGGGAACGAAATGTACCAGAAACTGATCGTATTTGTCCAGGCGCTGGCTGCCGTCGGTATTCTTGTCATCGCCGTCATTTCATTGATGGGGCAATCCACCAGTGAACTGCGCATCGAAATGCGGGAGGAATTCAGGTCGTCCAGGGAGGAAATGCGGTCGTTCAGAGCTGAAATGCAGGAGGAGTTCAAGGCGGTCAGGGCGGAAATGCAGGAGGAGTTCAAGGCGGTCAGGGCTGAAATGCAGGAGGAATTCAAGTCGGTCAGAGCTGAAATACGCTCGTTCAGGAGCGAAACGCAGGAGGAATTCAAAGCGGTCAGTGAGGAGATGCGGGAAGAACACGCTGATATCAGGGCGGACATTCACGACATGAACGCAAGGCTTGGACGTATAGAGGGGAATTCAGGGCTTTGAGGCAGGGGCGGGTGTGAGTGTCTGGAGGATCTACAGATAGCGGCGCATGCCGATGGGAGAACAACCAAGCACGGCGACCTAATTTGAAAGAACCTCCGGTACTTGAGACACCGCCTTGTGGTCGTCGGGCCGAGCCATGCGGTACCCGACCCCGCGTACGTTGAGGATGTAGTCCGGAGCGCGAGCGTCGTCGCCGATCTTGCGCCGGAGCGATTTGATCAGGCTGCGCACCAGTTTGTGGTTGGCGTAGCCGTACTCGCCCCATACCTGGTGGATCAGGGCGTCAAAGGTCGACACCCGCCCGGCATTCAGGGAGAGCACGCGCAGCAACTCATACTCCTTGGCGGTAAGTTCGACCTGAACGTCCGCTACGCTTACCCGTCGCAGGTCGTAGTTTATGGCCAGGTCACCCAGAATAAACGGTTCGGGATCGGCCCTCCTTCGCAACGACGTCCGGATCCTTGCCACCAGTTCCGTAGACGAAAAGGGTTTGACCAGGTAATCGTCCGCTCCGGTTTCCAGCGCCTTAGCGATGGTTTCGTCCCGTCCATAGGCCGAGATGAAGATGACCGGTAATTCGGAGAGTTCGGGCACGCTTCCCATCAACTCTATGCCGTCTGCATCGGGCAAGAGCAGATCCAGCAGGACCAGTTCAGGTTCTTCGGCCCTGATAATGCTCGACAGCTCGGTATGGTCACCGGTTACAACCGTGTCGAAGCCGGATTCCGTGAGGGCGTCCCGGATGTATCGCAGCATCTGCGGATCGTCGTCGACCACGAGGATGCGCGTCGGCTCGATGACTCCGTCTTTGTCCGGTGCTTCCGTCCGATCCGATCCGGGACCGGCGGTCGCGGTCTCCTGCGCAACCGGGATGATAAACATAATGCTCGTACCCTGACCTATGCCCGCGCTTTCCGCCCAGATACGTCCTCCGTGGGCCTCGACGAGTCCCTTGCAGATGGCAAGTCCCAGCCGCATGCCGGCCGTATTGGAAGAACGGTCGCGGTCGACCGGTCCGATATGCTTCTGAAACAGGTGAGGCAGCATCTCCGGCGCTACGCCGCTGCCTTCATCGCGAACCGTAACCTCCACATGTTGACCATCGTGCACGGCGGAAACGAGGATGTTGGAGGACCCCGGAGCATGCCGCGCCGCATTGACGAGCAGGTTGTTGAGCACCTGTACGATGCGCGAGCGATCGGCCATGACCCTGGGCAGGTTATGTGGGAGATCGATTGTGAAGGTGTGCGTACTGCCCCCGCTCTGGAATGTGCTTCGCGCCCGATCGACCAGGAATGAGACATCAGTTGCCTCGGGCGCCACCGACAGCGTACCCGTGTCAATGCGGCCGGCGTCCAGCAGGTCGCTGATCAACCTGCGCATATGGTCCGCTTGCTCCATGATGATGCGGGAAAACTCGCGCGTCTCCGCGGGATCGAGTCCATGTGATTCCTCCATCAGGGTGGCTGCCGAGCCCTTGATCGAGGTGAGGGGTGCCCGCAGTTCATGACTTACCATGCTGATGAACGCGGTCCGCAACCGTTCCATTTCCTGAACCGGCGCAAGGTCCTGCATCGTGACGACTACGGTCAGGACCTCGCCTTTCTCCGACTGTATGGGCGTGCAGTTGACCAGGGTCGTGACGGAACGTCCGTCGGGTACGGAGAGCACCATTTCCTCGGCCCGTACATTCTCGGCGTGGATCAGCGCCTGTGATAAAGGTAACTGGTCCAGCGCAATCTCGCGCCCGTCGGCGCGCTTCAAGGTGACCTGTTCCAGCAACGCCTCTGGCGGGCTACCCGGCGTGAGCAGGACCTCAACGATCCGTCTCGCCTCCCGGTTCAACCATTTCGGCCGGCCGGTCCCCGCGTCAAAGACCACCACACCCACCGGTGAGGTCTCTACCAGGGCTTCCAGGTCGGCCCTTGCGCGCTGCTCCGCACGAAATGCGCGGGCATTGACGATCGCTGTAGCAGCCTGCGACGCGAACAACACGAGGCACTCCTCGTCCTCGTCCGTGAAGCGCTCTCCGTTCTCCTTATCCGTGAGAAAAAAGCTGCCGACGTGCAGGTCGCCGTACCGCATCGGCATACACTGAAAAGTCCTGAACGGCAGCAATTCCGGGGAGAAACCCAGCGAGCGCACATAGTCCTGCACGTCCGGCAGTCTCAGCGCACCTGGGAGGTCACGGAAGTGTTCGAATAATCTGTTACCATCCGACCAGTCCATTAGTTTCCGTCGCTGATCGTCCGTGAGGCCGGATGTGAGAAAGTCGATGGGCTGACCCGCCTGGCCCATCGTGACGATGACACCGAAGCGGGCCCGGGTCAGCGCACGGGCGCTTTCCACGACTTCCTGCAAGACGGTTTCAAGGTCCAAACTTGCGCTGATACGCAGGCTTGCCGAGTTCAATGTAGAGATGCTATTGCGTAACGCATCGTTCTCCCGCCTGAGTTCATCCATACTATGCATCGTTTGTCCTTTCAATTCACCTCTGTTCACCGAGTGGTTCTGATTCATGCGGCCCACTGGTCGCGCCTGGCTGTCACTACATCGCATGGCCACATAGGCACGGCCATGGAGACAAGTGGACACTTACGTGCGTAATTTCGCGTAAATAACATTTAATATTTGTCATTTCACACACAAAAGCCACTCATAAATCGGTATATTGTCAGGTATGCGCCAGTTACCCCAGATTCGAATCTGGTGAGTAGCAGATTTCGAGTAATGGATCGGTGTCAGAATTCAAACCTTAAGGAGGGCGTAACCAATGTGTCGCTTGATTTTAACAGCCGTGAGTGCAGTTCTGTTGTTGTCGTGCGAAGGACCGGTAGGGCCACCGGGACCAGCAGGAGACCGGGGACCGACAGGAGCAACAGGATTACAAGGACCACAGGGCGATCGTGGTCCGCAGGGTGAGCAAGGATCAACGGGTGAACAGGGACCACAGGGCGAACATGGTCCGCAGGGTGAGCAAGGATCAACGGGTGAACAGGGAATACAGGGTGAACAGGGACCACAGGGCGATCGTGGTCCGCAGGGTGAGCAAGGATCACCGGGTGAACAGGGACCGCAGGGTGAACAGGGCGACCCTGGTTTATTGTACTTCGATCCTGTTTTTTCGGTGTCTGATCTTGTGATTGATTACGAGACGGATGACGCGATGGATGAAGAAGAATTAACGTTCGCCACCGTGAGTTTGACTTTCACGAATATCACAAACATCACGTTGGATGATGCTGAAATTGAGTTTGCGATTGTCTTTCGCAGTGAATCTTCCGTACTGCAAATAAATGTTCTCACACTGGTCGACACGACCGGGACGGTGGAACCTGGGCAAACCATAACCCATGAAGATCGTATCGATGTAACGCAAATCTTCACGCATATCCAAGAAGTTGATTGGTCGTTCGGCATAAACAGACGTTCAGTTGTGCATGTCGACATAAGACCCGAGGAAGATAGAGACGAGTTGACTCCAGCAGATTAAGCAAACGGTAGAATCCCAATTTGAGCAAGCAATGCGCATAGGCGTTGATGATGCCCGTATTTTGGGCTAAGTGCTTATGCACAGTCCGGCCGGTCCGTGTCTCGTAGGCGGAACTTCTACCGTCCAACGCCCGTCGATCACCATACATGAATGTACGCCAGCATGAGGACGAATAACGATGAATGCCAACAAGAAAAAGACAATGCTCAGCCGCCGGAACTTTCTCGCCCGGGGAGGCGGCGTCCTGGTTCCTATAGTCCTGAGCACCGCCTGCTCGGACAACGCCATGGGTCCGAACGTCAGTGACCCTCCCACGTCGCCGCGGACCATTCCGCCGCAGTCCGATCCGTGGCCGACCGATCCGTGGCAGCCCGACTGGCAGCCCGAGCCAAAGCAACCTGAAGATCGGGTCGACGTGATCGTGGTGGGCGCCGGTCTGTCCGGGCTGGTCGCAGCGTACGAACTCGTCAGGGCGGGGCACGATGTCCGGGTGCTGGAAGCATCAAACGCGATAGGGGGCCGCGCACAGACGCTTCGCGATCCCTTCGACGACGGGCTCATCGCCGAAACCGGTCCAGCGCGTATCCCGCCCAGCCATGATCTGACGCTCGGTTACATCGACCACTTCGGCATCGAGACATCACCCTTCTACACACAGGAAGGTGAGTACCTCATCCTTTCCAGGGAGGAGGTCCGCCGTCGGCTGAAACCGGACGAGTTCCTCCGTGGGCGGGAAACGTGGCTCAAGATTCCGGCCGGGACCGATGCCTTGCCGATGGCCTTCGCCGATGAACTTGGAGACCGTGTGCAGACCGGCTCGCCGGTGACGAAAGTGGTCCGGGATGAGAACGGGGTGGTGGCCACCTTCGGAAACGGCGGGGAGGAATTGAAGGGCAGCCACTTAATCTGCACGGTCCCCCTCCCCGTCATCGACAAGATCGAGTTCGTCCCGGCCCTCTCAGCACCGAAGCTGGCGGCCTTCGAAGCCCTCTCCTACCAGGACGTCACCCGGGTTTACGTCCAGTATGCGCAACGAATCTGGGAGGAAGACGACTTGAACGGATGGGGGTTGTCGTATCTGGCGGGTTACCAGGAGATCTGGCATCCCACCTGGAACCAGGAGGGACCGCGGGGTATTCTGATGTCCTACATGTTCGGAGGTATGGCGCGCGGTATCGCGGCGATGGATCCCGGAGCTATCGTGCCCGACTTCATTGGCCGCTATGAAGGCCTGTTCCCCGGCACGCGCGAGGTTGCCGAACACGGAACTTACTTCGCGTGGGAGCATCAGCCCTGGATCGGGGCGGCCTTCGCCAGTTACAATCCACCGTTCTCGGAAAACCCAGAATTGGCATCGCCCGAGGGCCCCATTCACTTCGCCGGCGAGCACGCCTCGGGAAACCGGGGGTGGATGCAGGGCGCCTTCGAGTCGGGCCTGCGGGCGGCCTCGGAGATCGATGATTCGGTGACCTGGGAGCGGCGCGCCAGCGCGAGAGTGGCCATCTCGCGGCGGCAGATGATGAGCCGTCTGGTAGGCACCCCGAGTGTACCGGCATGGTTGGTGCCTTGACCAGGCGCAAGGTGAGCGCGAACCGGCGCGGTCCCGAGGGGCCGGCGCCTTGAACCGTGATCGAAATTCGTTGTTTCGAAGACAGTGACACATACCAGGTCATGAATCTGAATATGCACTTACCCAAAGTAGAACCCCGGTTCAAGGATATGGAGATAAGCATAAAGGACGGCCTATAGTCTTGGTCGCCTGAAACCTCGGTTATTTGGTAAGAACACATCTAAAAAGGCCCGGCGGTCAAGATCAACGCGGGCCTTTTTTGTATTCGATCCAACCGATTGGAGGTGTAAATGAAAGATACTTAACTAAGATTTCGGATCACTGATCGTCTACCCATCCTTCATTTTGTAGAAAGGATTTAACATGCGATTTCTTACCATGATATTGGTTGTAGTGGCATACGGGTGCGCGGGTGAAAACTCACCGGTGGCTTCCGTGTCGGAAAACCATCAGGCGGGACGTTCTCTGGCGGTGGCCAGCCATGATTCTACTTCGGCTGTAACACAAGATATACATACACATTATGATTTCAGGTGGAACAATTGGGGGGATTCGAAGGAACAGATATCGTCCAACGATCCCGGTGTGATATTTCGGGTAAATGAAGGAGTAGGCCTGTCGCTTATTGAGTCGGGATGGACTACGGATGCCTTTGCTCTGCCAGACGGCGACAGATACGCCGTGTCTGTGGAGTATGACGTGGTTTCGGATGCGTTGGTTGCCGGTCATTACTGGTTTGACAGAACGATGACCACGGCAAGGGCGGACACGCTCGTGGTCGAACTGAAACGGCGATACGGCGATCCGGAAACGACCACCGAGCGCAGGATTACGTGGATAATCAACGATGATGAGGAAGACCCATCCGAAGGTACGGAAATCTATATCAATCTCCCCGGTGATAACGGTGGAGGATGTTTACACTACTACAGTTTGGCCCACAAGGCCAGGACCGCTGAAGCCACGCAATACAACCGGTTGCCTATAAGAGTGGTCGTTCCAGACGGCGAGTGATATGTAACAGAACACGTTTTTGTGTCGTCACCTCTAGAATAAACGCCCCGGTCATGATGCGCCGGGGCGTTGTTCGTTGATGAGGCAGAAACGGGAAATGTGCAACTTGATTGAGCGGGGAACGATGTTTAGTTGCGCATCGTTCCATAAAGTACCTTGCCGTCAGGGAGCCTCTGTTTCCGGATCAGGGCACGTGACGGCGGTAACGTCTTCAATCTCTTCAATCCAGGTCTGGAACTCAGGGCTGGCCGGTACGCATAGGTCCGTTCCACCCAGGTTCAGGATGCGCAGGTCGAGATTCGTAAACGAGTCAGGCAGAGGTCCGGTCAATGATTCATTTTCCTGAAGGTGTAATTCCCGGAGGTTGGCAAGGTTACCCAGTTCGGCCGGAAGCTCACCGGTCAACTGGTTCTTGTCGAGTGCCAGAACCTCCAGTTCTTCAAGTCGTCCCAACTCGGCGGGTATTTCTCCCGACAACTGGTTGTCGCTCAGGTTCAGTTTGCCGAGATATTCCAGCTTTCCTATCGTAGCGGGAATCTCGCCCGATATCCGATTGGATCCCAGATTCAGTTCTTCAAGAGTCCACAGTTGTCCCACATCCATCGGAAGCGAGCCACCCAGGTTGTTGTTGTTCAGGTTCAGTATCCCAACCGGTCCCGGTCCCAGAAACGGAAGGTCGAGCGCAACAACACCGTACCATTCCTCCGTTGGTGCATCAGTCAACCAGTTCGTATTGTCCGTCCAATCCGGACCATTTGTCGCCCTATACAACCTGCCCAGTGCAACCCTTTCTGAGACATGATAACCAATCGAGGCTGACAGGTCTCCCGATCGGGCTGTGATCTCAGCTCTCCCGCTCGAGACCTCGGTTACCACTCCTTTATCGTTGATGGTCACTACGGATTCATCGCTGCTCGACCATGTCACTTCCGCTCCGGCCACCGGATGTCCGTTTCTATCCTGGACCGTGGCTTCCGCTATCCACTGGCCCGTGTCCGTCTGCATGAGCTGGTCCGCGAATACGATACGGACCGGCACCTGCGAGACGGTGATACTCGCCGATGCCGAAAGACTGCCCGACTGTGCTGTGATCACCGCGGACCCGTTGTTGACCGCCGTGACCAGGCCTTGATCGCTGACCGTCGCAACGTCCACGGCGCCACTCGTCCACGTAACCGAAGCATCGGCGATCTCAGCACCATTCTCGTCAAGTACCTCCGGGGCCAACTGAACGGTCTGATCGATGGCGTTCAACGTAGCGGACGACGGGGTGATTTCGATGCTGGTGGGTACCGGGGCGGGAGGCGGTGGCGGTGACGGCGGACTCGTGGGACTGTCCTTGCCGCAGGAGGAATGCACAAACAGGGTTGCCGGCAGAAACACAACGCATACGAGTCTAAATCGCGTGAGTGTCATGAAAACCCTTTCGGATGAGATATCGGGGACAGTGCTGAATTCCCACTTGATGTTTTGGATAGGGATGGGCAAACCGAAGACAGAAGGACGATACCTGCTTTATCGAGGATGTTTCCAGGGTCGTGTCTATTCCTTCTAGTAGTTGTGTGAAATAACCGGTAAATGAAGGAATAATACAAAGAAATATCACGCGATCTCGCAATTAGTTCGAGAATCAGGCTAAGATTCTGACCCGAAGCGCGGCGCGGAGCGACAGGAACTTAACTGCCGGGTCTTATCCGGTCTCTCAGTATGCGGCGGACCAGTTTGCCTGAAGCGGTATGGGGAAGCTCGTCCACGATAACTACCCGGTAGATTTTGAACAGAGGATTCAGTCCGGTGGAAACCAGGGCCTGGAGTTCCGACTTGAGCGCATCGGGGTCGAGTTTGGGATCGGCGCTGTTTTCTGGATCAGTGGGTGAACCAGGAGCGCCGCTGCCCGCTTCAGGAACGATGAAGACCACCAGCCTTTCCGCCCCTTCCCCCTCGGGCTGCACCGCCACGGCCGCGCTTTCGTAGACGGCGGGGTGTCCGTCGGTGATTCGTTCGAGTTCCAATGGGCTGGCCATGATGCCGCCCAGATTCATCCCGTCGTCGGCCCGTCCCTGGGCCCGGTAGTAGCCGTGGTGAAGCCGCTGCGTGTTGTCCCCGTGCCTGCGCAGGACCTCGCCCCGGAGGCCGGCCGGACAGCCTTCGTAGTACACTTCGTCGTGATCACCGTTAAGCAACCGCTGCGACATGCCCAGGGCGGGTGGCACGAGGAAGAGCTCGCCGGTACCGCCCTCCTCGACCTCCGTACCGGTCTCGTCCAGGACAACGAAATCCACACCCAGGTTCGCCGTGGTGAATGCCGCGGGCGAGCAGGGCTGGAGGACCGTGCAGGCCAGGTGGCCGCCCCCGATCTCGGTGCCGCCGAGGTATTCAATCACGGGCGCCCGGTACCCGGTACGGCTCATGAGCCACAGGTAGTCGGTCCGGCTGGCGGGCTCGCCCGTGGAGCTGAATACGCGGACGGACGGCCAGTCGATGCCTTCGGCGATGCCGCCGTGGCTCCCTTCTTCCATGCCGCCGTGGCTCCCTGCGGCCTCGCCATCCTGCCGCCCTTCGGCCATGCCGCCGCGCCGCCAGGTCCGCACCAGCGAGGGGATGACGCCCTGCACAGTTACCCCGGCACGCCGGATGAAGCGCAGGTATTCGGGGGTATTGGCCGCGTCCGGATACAGGGCCATGCACGCTCCGTTGACCAGGCTGGCGTAGATGAGCCACGGCCCCATCATCCAGCCGATGTTGGTCGGCCAGGTCGTCACGTCGTCGCCATGGATGTCCTGGTGGTAGTATCCGTCCATGGCGCTCTTGATGGGGGTCAGGTGGTTCCACGGTATGGCCTTGGGTTCGCCGGTGGTCCCCGAAGAAAACAGGATGTTGGTCGTGCGATAGGGGTCGCCGGTCACGGATATGAAGGTGTCGTCGCCGGCCAGGAGGTCGGACCAGGCGATGTCGCTCGGGCGGAACGGTGGTGCGGTTGGTGCGGTTGAGGCGACGCCGCTGGACCGGCCGTCACCGGCCGACGGCACGACGATGATCGTGGATACGCCAGCCTCGACCACCGTGTCGTAAAGCGGTATGATTTTGCCCGAGTGGACGTACCGGTCCATGGTGACCGCGCAACTCGCGCCGGCGATGGCCATGCGACGCCGAATCTCCGTCGGCGGAAAGCTGTCGGCGATGGATACGACCCGTGAACCCGCGCGGATGATGGCCAGGTAGGCAACCACGCATTCCAGGTTCAGGGGCATGTACAGCGCGATGGCCTGTCCGGGCGCCAGGTCCCGGTCACTCAGGCCGTTGGCTACGCGGTTGACGAGACGTTCGAGTTCGCCGTAGGTCGTCGTGCGGAGCGCCGGACCATCGGGGTCGTTCGGGTCTTCGGGGCCTACCGGGTCATCCGGGGCGACTGGGTTGTTCTGGTCGTCCGGGCTAGTGGGGCCTACCAATCCCGGCGTTACGACTGCGGGACGATCGGGATCGGCCATGAAGCAACTATCGACGATGTTGAGTTCCGCACCCGGCAGCCAACGTGGGTCGCGGACACCGCCGCGCGGTATCGACCGGGGGTCTTGGACGCCTCCGTGCGAATCGCGGACTCCGCCGCGCAATCCGCTGACGTCTTCGTCCAGATCGAGGATGGCGTCCGGCGGTCTCGTGAATACGATGCCAAGCCGCTCGAGGGTGTGGGTCCAGAAAGCGGGGCGGTCGCGGACGGACCAGGCATGCAATTCTTCGTAGCGGTCGAAACCCACTGCGGACATGCTTGCCCGGAGGTTCGACCGACGGAAGGTCTCCTCGTCCGGCGTCCAGACCACAGGCGGCCCATCCTCCGGGCGGCGTCCATCGAATATGCGCCTGAAGGCCGCCAGGTGGTCCTCGAAGGGCAGGGACTCGCGCAGCGAACGGTCGACGAAGTCCCGCCAGGCCTGGTCCTGCAGGGCGGGATCCTGACGTGCGGGGTCCCGACGTGCGGGGTCCAGGCGGGTGGGGTCCGGCCGGTTGGAGTCCGGCGCCCCAGACTCGGCGTTTCGACGTTTCGCGCACATGGGGAGATGTCAGTCCAACACGACCATCTTCAGGCACACCGCCATGGGGATTTCGGCCACGACGCCCGAGAGATGGAGCAGGCCCGTGTCCGGGTCGAGGCGGTGGTAGGTGACCGTATCCGAGCTCTGGTTTCCGCAGAGGACAAAGCTGCCGGTCGGATCGATCCCGAAGTTCCGCGGGTTCTCGCCGCCCGTGGGCACGATGCCGAGCAGCGACAGGCGGCCCGAATCCCCGTCCACGGCGTACATGGCGAGGCTGTCGTGGCCCCGGTTGGAGCCGTAGAGGTACCGGCCGTCGTCGGTGATGTGGATGTCCGCCGTGTGGCTCACCTCGTCGTAGCCTTCGGGCAGCGTCGTCACCGTTTCGATCGCCGAGAGCGTGCCGGCCGACCCGTCGTAGGCGAAGGTTGTGATCGTATTGCCCATCTCGTTGATGACGTAGGCGAACTTACGGTTGGGATGGAACTCGATGTGCCGGGGTCCGGATCCGGGCGGCACCGACGCCTCCCCGTGGGGCGTCAGCACGGCCGTGTCCGGATCGAGACTGTAGATCATCACCTTGTCGGTGCCCAGATCCGGCGAGAAGACGAAGTTGTAGTCCAGGTCGTGGCGGATCATGTGGGCGTGGGGTTCCTGCTGGCGGCTCTGGTCGACGCTCGAGCCGGTGTGCTGGATGACCGACGCCGCCTCGCCCAGGGAACCGTCGTCGTTCACGGGAAAGGAGGATACCGACCCGCCGCCGTAGTTGGCCGCAAGCACGGCCTTGCCGCTTCGGTGCACGTCGATGGAGCACGGACCGGCGCCCCCGGACGACTGGCTGTTCAAGGGCGTGAGTGTGCCGGACCCGTCCACGGCATAGGCGAAGACGCCGCCATGGGGATCGCCCGTCTCGCCGACGGCGTAGAGGAAGCGGGCGTCCGGCGTCAGGCACAGGAAGGACGGGTTCGTGATGCCGCCCACGTGGCTGACGTATTCCATGACGCCGCTGGCGGTATCGACGTCATAGACATAGATGCCCTTGCTGGTGGTCTGGGTGTAGGTGCCGACGAATACGCGAATGGTCCGGGCGTTGCTGGACATGGGGTGATTCTCCTTGGTTGGCTGAATGTATCCGATCTAAAGGTGAACTATCCCGATCGGAATTGTTACATGCTTCCTGTTATTTTTAAAAAAACCGCGAGATTGATTAACGGATTTCCTACTCATTCAATATGACAGATCGTTCTACACAATTGAACATATTTAAATACCTTGACGATGTCATGCACACACACCGATAGGAGCAAATCCCAAGATGAATAACCACAAAACCCACAGAGACACGGAAGAATTGATGGAGGAAGTGTACTTCAAGGACCAGAGCGTCAAAAGCCGTCTGTCCGGTCTTGAAACTTCGGAAGACAGCATGCGTGAACTCATAGAATACAACGCCGAACAGTTGAAGGAGATGAAAAGCGATGCCCGTTGGTGGAGAAAAACTTTGATTGCCTGTATTATTGCGAATTTTGGTTTGCTCATCACCATTACGATCAAACTGCTACTGGACTGATCGAAGGGAGTACGCCATGACCTCGAAGAAAGGCCGGGTTCTGACCCCCAAGGTCGTTGAACACATAAAAAACACTCTGCTGGAAACACTGCATGACGAAGATATCCTGACCATGGGCATTGAGATCGATATCAAGCTCAGAAGCGGCTATCGGGACAAGATCTGGCGAGGCTGGAAGCATCCAAGACCCTCCAACAGACCTTCTCCCCAGGTAGACTGACCTTACGCTACCCCGCCGGCCTCCGCTGCCACTGCCACCACTCCTCCTGCGGCGCGTACCCCATGATGCGTTCGGCCTTCTCCAGGCTGTATCTACCCGGTCCGTAATGGCTGTGCAGGTTGAAGGCCTGGTAGAAACCGGGCACCGAGGGGAGTTCGAGGCCCTGGCGGCAGGCCACGGCGAGGTCGTCGTGGATGATCAGGAATTCTCGTGTTGAGTTCTTGCCGGTATGCTCGGTCGGCCGGGGCGCCAGGCCCTGGAACAGGAAGCAGACCGTGTGGATCTCGTGGTGCCGGGCGAAACTCCGGACGATCTCGTTGCTCATGTGCTTGGTGATGAAGTAGTAGTCGGTGGAAGGCGCGTCGGGCGCGTCGACGGGGATGTCGGTGTCGTGTACGTAGGCCAGGAGGGTCTGGGCCGGACCGGTGTGGATCACCTTTCGGATCCCGGCGTCGGCGGCCGCCTTCATCACGTTCCAGGCCCCGATGGTATTGACCTGGAAGCTCAGCGTGTCGTCGTGGCGCAGGACCGTGAAGTTCATGACCGCGTCCACGCCCTCCATGGCCTCGCGGACCTGGCCGTAGTCCCGCACGTCCACGTTCAGGACAGGCTTTCCGTCCGGGTGGTCCTTGACGTCGGCCAGCCGCAGGTCGTAGTCCTGCTCGAGCGCGG harbors:
- a CDS encoding lactonase family protein, with the translated sequence MSSNARTIRVFVGTYTQTTSKGIYVYDVDTASGVMEYVSHVGGITNPSFLCLTPDARFLYAVGETGDPHGGVFAYAVDGSGTLTPLNSQSSGGAGPCSIDVHRSGKAVLAANYGGGSVSSFPVNDDGSLGEAASVIQHTGSSVDQSRQQEPHAHMIRHDLDYNFVFSPDLGTDKVMIYSLDPDTAVLTPHGEASVPPGSGPRHIEFHPNRKFAYVINEMGNTITTFAYDGSAGTLSAIETVTTLPEGYDEVSHTADIHITDDGRYLYGSNRGHDSLAMYAVDGDSGRLSLLGIVPTGGENPRNFGIDPTGSFVLCGNQSSDTVTYHRLDPDTGLLHLSGVVAEIPMAVCLKMVVLD
- a CDS encoding NAD(P)-dependent oxidoreductase: MKKVLLLGASGLIAPHITPALEQDYDLRLADVKDHPDGKPVLNVDVRDYGQVREAMEGVDAVMNFTVLRHDDTLSFQVNTIGAWNVMKAAADAGIRKVIHTGPAQTLLAYVHDTDIPVDAPDAPSTDYYFITKHMSNEIVRSFARHHEIHTVCFLFQGLAPRPTEHTGKNSTREFLIIHDDLAVACRQGLELPSVPGFYQAFNLHSHYGPGRYSLEKAERIMGYAPQEEWWQWQRRPAG